The sequence CGTTTGACCAAGACGGAAATGTTCATCGTTGTCCCTCCTTATGTCTAGACGCCGGCCCGGTCTATTGTTCGAACCGCTTCAGGCAGAGCGAGCCGTTGGTTCCCCCGAAGCCGAAAGAGTTGCTCAGGGCATAAATGATTTCGGCCGGCCGCGCCGCGTTCGGAACATAGTCCAAGTCGCAGTCGGGATCGGGCGTTTGCTGATTGATGGTCGGCGTCATGACCTGGTGTTGAATGCAGAGCGCCGTGATACCGGCCTCGATCCCGCCGGCCGCTCCCAGAAGGTGGCCGGTCATCGATTTCGAAGAGCTGACGCCGATGCGCGCCGCATGGTCCCCGAAGGCACGCTTGATGGCCAGCGTTTCGGTCTTGTCGTTATAGGGCGTGGACGTGCCGTGAGCGTTGATGTAAGTCACGGACTCGGGGGAAATGCCGGCGTCCTCGACAGCCCGAATCATGACCCGGACCGCGCCGTCGCCGTCGGCCGCAGGCGCCGCCACGTGATAGGCGTCTCCGGTCATGCCGTAGCCGACGATTTCGGCGTAGATGCGGGCGTTTCTTTTCAGGGCCCGTTCCAGTTCTTCGAGGATCAGGATGCCCGCGCCCTCACTCATGACGAACCCGTCGCGTTCGGCATCGAACGGGCGGGAGGCCGCGGCCGGATCGTCGTTTCTCACGGACAGCGCCTTCATGGCCGTGAAACCCGCCACGCTTATCGGCGTGATGGGCGCCTCGGCCCCCCCGGCGATCATGATGTCGGCGTCGCCGCGGGCGATGATGCGGAAGGAATCGCCGATCGCATGCGTGCCCGAGCTGCAGGCCGTGACCGAGGCACAGTTGGGCCCCTTGGCCTGGAAGCGGATGGCGATCTGTCCCGAGGCCTCGTTGATGATGGTTTGAATCAGGAAAAAGGGTGAAACCCGCTCCGGCCCTTTTTCCAGGAGTGTTTTGTGGGTCTCTTCGATCGACCCGATGCCGCCGATTCCCGATCCGACGTAAACGCCGTTCCGCTCGCCTTCGATGTTCCCGGAAGAAAGACCGGAGTCGTCGACGGCCAATTGGGCCGCGGCGAGGGCATATTGAATGAACCGGTCCATCTTCCGGATTTCTTTCCGGTCGATGAAGTCCAGGGGGTCGAAGCCCTGAACTTCCCCCGCGATACGGCTGTCGTATCTCGCGGCATCGAACCGCGTAATCGGCCGGATGCCGCTTTCCCCCCGAAGGAGGGCTTCCCAATTTTTCTGCGTACCCACCCCCAGGGGCGTCACCAGGCCGATCCCGGTGACGACGACCCGCTTTTCGGAAATGGGCCGCGGTTTCGTTCCGCTGCCGGACATGCGAAAAGAACGGTCCCGGTTACTTGGCGTTGGCGAGAATGTAGTCGAGCGCCTTGCCGACCGTTGTCAGTTTTTCGGCGTCCTCGTCGGGGATATCGAGTCCGAATTCATCTTCGAGAGCCATGACGAGTTCCACCGTATCCAGGGAATCCGCTCCGAGATCGTCGATGAAGGAGGCTTCTTCCGTCACCTGGTCTTCGCCGATGCTCAGCTTGTCGGAGACGATGGCCTTGACTTTCTTGATGAGTTGATCTCTTTCCATGGTTTCCTCCTTTAAAGTTGCACGGCCATGTCACATGTACATGCCGCCGTTGATATGAATCACTTGACCGGTGATGTAGGATGCATCTTCAGACAGCAGATAGGAGACGGCCGCGGCGACTTCCCGGGGCAGCCCGAATCTCTTGGCGGGGATGATGTCCAGAAACGCTTTCTTGACATCTTCCGGCAGGCGGTCGGTCATGGCCGTCTGGATATATCCCGGGGCGATGCAGTTGACCGTGATGCCCCGCGCGGCGACTTCCCGGGCCAGGGATTTGGAAAGCGCGATGACGCCCGCCTTGGAGGCGGCGTAGTTGGCCTGCCCGGCGTTGCCCATGACGCCGACGACGGACGCGATGTTGACGATGCGCCCGGACCGGTTGGCCAGCAGGGTCCGGATGACGGCG comes from Acidobacteriota bacterium and encodes:
- the fabF gene encoding beta-ketoacyl-ACP synthase II, producing MSGSGTKPRPISEKRVVVTGIGLVTPLGVGTQKNWEALLRGESGIRPITRFDAARYDSRIAGEVQGFDPLDFIDRKEIRKMDRFIQYALAAAQLAVDDSGLSSGNIEGERNGVYVGSGIGGIGSIEETHKTLLEKGPERVSPFFLIQTIINEASGQIAIRFQAKGPNCASVTACSSGTHAIGDSFRIIARGDADIMIAGGAEAPITPISVAGFTAMKALSVRNDDPAAASRPFDAERDGFVMSEGAGILILEELERALKRNARIYAEIVGYGMTGDAYHVAAPAADGDGAVRVMIRAVEDAGISPESVTYINAHGTSTPYNDKTETLAIKRAFGDHAARIGVSSSKSMTGHLLGAAGGIEAGITALCIQHQVMTPTINQQTPDPDCDLDYVPNAARPAEIIYALSNSFGFGGTNGSLCLKRFEQ
- the acpP gene encoding acyl carrier protein, whose protein sequence is MERDQLIKKVKAIVSDKLSIGEDQVTEEASFIDDLGADSLDTVELVMALEDEFGLDIPDEDAEKLTTVGKALDYILANAK
- the fabG gene encoding 3-oxoacyl-[acyl-carrier-protein] reductase — protein: MPFQGKIAIVTGASQGIGEAVALELAGKGASVALVDIRRDGMETVAQAVRELGRPVSVHEADVAHPESAGRVIQEVLDAHGRIDFLVNNAGITRDTLLMRMKDEDWDAVMNVNLKGVFLFSRAVIRTLLANRSGRIVNIASVVGVMGNAGQANYAASKAGVIALSKSLAREVAARGITVNCIAPGYIQTAMTDRLPEDVKKAFLDIIPAKRFGLPREVAAAVSYLLSEDASYITGQVIHINGGMYM